The following coding sequences lie in one Takifugu flavidus isolate HTHZ2018 chromosome 4, ASM371156v2, whole genome shotgun sequence genomic window:
- the adnpa gene encoding activity-dependent neuroprotective protein a, with product MYQLPVNNLSRIRRARKKVKRALEDIGLDYCKEAAEELKEFCPDEQFVKGTLCLDICAWDPSYSKLQEYRSKPFCCTECSFSSKYYSGYKNHFRNVHRQFFESKILLNCPYCTFTANKRTLETHVKIFHMPTTRQNTGNPQGSLVGKKDKMCLDRSRMADGVEKAMYFCKKCTFRDALYNVVRKHIYREHFKHIVSPYLSIISESSVKNGASSASGNNILCKRCQFSTRNYEALVQHVIEYHERIGAQVSTMIGHANILVSRSQYVPNASHKAPITINRGAQRPEAIAQPVIGYLKPLTPPVKNQSSIGAIQVHVKGSGYGTAADNNSTGVNTAQTQKWKICTVCNELFPENLYSAHFESAHKAKKVWALAKYIMKIHNFTSKCLLCNRYLPSDTLLNHMLIHGLTCPQCHVVFHSVEKLMEHVTQSHPSDYAGPPRASPLTFDLTIKEKSNNIQLVVLTFNMKESINGQDQSVTARNTSLLEKKSEPRVASLPVRTQKSEVGKTLCPLCFTILKGPISEALAMHLRERHQVLQTMHPVEKKMTYKCIHCLGVYTSNMVASTITLHLVQCRAVGRNQGSQGFKPALTLNSSGAGFLKRQPPTQADVSAAKRMRLSKDSKISSDFENKFDFDDLALDPRSFEHKTYEARKNFLTAYFHRRPYISTGEEEKLSASLWLWKSDVCNHFAAKQKMCEGHCQATKASVLLGFDMNALKELKHDLVFENSRLDGPSTGRSGAPNTARKRGTRRTNCEVNRSMHIETISIDSDSETEDPPAENGKADASQQQTVKSGDAEVTEATNVAGVSTW from the exons ATGTACCAGCTCCCGGTAAATAACCTCTCCAGAATTAGAAGAGCaaggaaaaaagtgaaaagAGCACTTGAGGACATTGGACTGGACTATTGCAAAGAAGCCGCCGAG GAGTTAAAAGAGTTTTGCCCCGATGAGCAATTTGTGAAAGGCACACTTTGTCTGGACATCTGTGCCTGGGACCCTTCGTACTCCAAATTACAG GAATATCGATCAAAGCCATTTTGCTGCACAGAGTGCTCCTTTTCCTCCAAATACTACTCAGGCTACAAGAATCACTTCCGCAATGTGCACAGACAGTTTTTCGAGAGTAAAATCCTTCTCAACTGTCCCTACTGCACCTTCACCGCAAACAAGAGAACTTTGGAGACACATGTTAAAATATTCCACATGCCCACAACAAGACAGAACACTGGAAATCCACAGGGATCCCTCGTGGGGAAGAAGGACAAAATGTGTCTCGATCGATCCAGAATGGCAGACGGGGTGGAAAAGGCAATGTACTTCTGCAAAAAATGCACCTTCCGGGACGCGCTCTACAATGTCGTTCGAAAGCACATCTACAGGGAACATTTCAAACACATCGTTTCGCCGTATCTCAGTATTATTTCGGAATCGTCGGTCAAAAACGGCGCCAGTTCTGCCAGCGGCAACAACATTCTGTGTAAACGCTGCCAGTTTTCTACGCGAAACTACGAAGCGCTCGTGCAGCACGTCATTGAGTACCACGAGCGCATCGGTGCTCAGGTAAGCACGATGATTGGTCACGCCAACATTCTCGTCTCCAGGAGCCAGTATGTTCCCAACGCCTCCCACAAAGCACCCATTACGATTAACCGGGGCGCACAAAGACCTGAAGCCATAGCACAACCAGTAATCGGCTATTTAAAGCCTCTGACCCCTCCTGTTAAGAACCAGTCTTCCATAGGAGCGATCCAGGTGCACGTGAAAGGTTCTGGCTACGGCACCGCGGCTGACAACAACTCTACAGGCGTGAACACCGCGCAGACGCAGAAGTGGAAGATATGCACCGTCTGCAACGAACTCTTCCCCGAAAACCTCTACAGTGCGCACTTCGAGAGCGCGCACAAGGCCAAAAAAGTCTGGGCGTTGGCCAAGTACATCATGAAGATCCACAACTTCACCAGCAAGTGTTTGCTGTGCAACCGATATCTCCCCAGCGACACGCTGCTAAATCACATGCTGATCCACGGCCTCACCTGCCCACAGTGCCACGTGGTCTTCCACAGCGTGGAGAAGCTGATGGAGCATGTGACCCAGAGCCATCCCAGCGATTACGCGGGGCCGCCGCGCGCCTCGCCTTTGACCTTCGACCTCACCATCAAAGAAAAGTCCAATAACATACAGCTGGTTGTTCTCACGTTCAACATGAAGGAGTCCATCAATGGCCAAGATCAGTCCGTAACTGCTCGGAACACGTCGCTGTTGGAGAAGAAGAGCGAACCGCGGGTGGCCAGTCTACCCGTGCGGACTCAAAAGAGTGAAGTCGGGAAGACTTTATGTCCCTTGTGTTTCACAATCCTCAAAGGTCCCATCTCGGAAGCTCTGGCCATGCACCTGAGGGAGCGGCACCAGGTGCTCCAGACGATGCACCCCGTTGAGAAGAAGATGACCTACAAGTGCATCCATTGCTTGGGGGTGTACACCAGTAATATGGTGGCCTCCACCATCACGCTACACCTCGTGCAGTGCAGGGCTGTTGGGCGGAACCAGGGAAGCCAAGGCTTCAAACCCGCCCTGACCCTCAACTCATCCGGTGCCGGCTTCCTCAAGAGGCAGCCGCCCACGCAGGCCGACGTGTCCGCCGCCAAGAGGATGAGACTGAGTAAAGATTCAAAGATCTCGTCGGATTTTGAAAACAAGTTTGACTTCGATGACCTCGCCTTGGATCCCAGAAGCTTCGAGCACAAGACCTATGAGGCCAGGAAGAACTTCCTGACTGCCTACTTTCACCGGCGACCGTACATCTCAACCGGGGAAGAGGAGAAACTGTCCGCCAGCCTGTGGCTCTGGAAATCAGACGTTTGTAACCATTTTGCAGCCAAGCAAAAAATGTGCGAAGGGCATTGTCAAGCCACGAAGGCGTCCGTGTTGCTCGGCTTTGACATGAACGCTCTAAAGGAGCTTAAACACGACTTGGTGTTTGAGAACAGCAGACTCGATGGGCCGTCCACTGGAAGATCCGGTGCTCCCAACACAGCCCGGAAGAgaggaaccaggagaaccaactgTGAGGTCAATCGCAGCATGCACATCGAGACGATTTCCATTGACTCGGACAGCGAGACGGAGGATCCACCTGCCGAAAATGGGAAGGCCGATGCAAGCCAACAGCAAACTGTAAAATCTGGGGACGCAGAAGTGACAGAAGCCACAAACGTGGCCGGTGTTTCTACCTGGTGA
- the gata1a gene encoding GATA binding protein 1a, giving the protein MEDSPEQSHWASPTLLSSDALASFSSEPILLPPGEESEAFFSGQDSDLSGLPSFYSSPNHSRAPSTYRHSSVRQVLSSSNTFSNLQLLDGPGSHSLGSPYNPSVSSWGSSPFAKPPLHSLATSSLYSPPFTSPRDGCSSPGREGRESPQLHDSLKAERLSPSGGLGSSGSFLNLTNSAGNLYNPSSQPHMLSPYSPYMAAPQDYNPAALYSTPGSWINPSFSPKLHNKMRISTPEARECVNCGATATPLWRRDGTGHYLCNACGLYHKMNGQNRPLIRPKKRLIVSKRAGTLCANCHTSTTTLWRRNASGEPVCNACGLYFKLHNVNRPLTMKKEGIQTRNRKVSSKNKKSKKAAMFEPYSEAMAPSSSLDSGGGPFPLSPGTLLNYSHSPHLIPTPSTLHPPTSLPYTHHLNTGMVSTLV; this is encoded by the exons ATGGAGGACTCACCGGAACAGTCCCACTGGGCGTCCCCCACCCTGCTCAGCTCAGATGCTCTGGCCAGTTTCTCCTCTGAGCccatcctgctgcctcctggagaAGAGAGCGAGGCCTTCTTCTCCGGCCAGGACTCCGACCTCAGCGGTCTGCCCTCCTTCTACTCCAGCCCCAATCACAGCCGAGCGCCATCCACCTACAGGCACAGCTCAG TCCGTCAGGTGTTGAGCTCCTCCAACACCTTCAGTAATCTGCAGCTGCTAGATGGGCCTGGAAGCCATTCCTTGGGCTCTCCGTACAATCCATCAGTCTCCTCCTGGGGCAGCAGCCCCTTCGCCAAGCCCCCACTGCACTCCCTCGCCACCAGCTCCCTCTACTCTCCCCCCTTCACCAGCCCCAGAGATGGATGCTCCTCTCCCGGCAGAGAGGGCAGGGAGAGCCCCCAACTCCATGACAGCCTGAAGGCGGAACGTCTGAGCCCGTCGGGCGGTTTGGGGAGCAGTGGCAGCTTCCTGAATCTGACCAACTCTGCTGGGAATCTGTACAATCCGTCGTCCCAACCGCACATGCTGAGTCCCTACAGCCCGTACATGGCGGCGCCACAGGATTACAACCCCGCTGCCCTCTACTCCACCCCCGGGTCCTGGATCAATCCCTCGTTCTCGCCCAAACTCCACAACAAGATGCGGATATCCActccag AGGCCAGAGAGTGCGTCAACTGTGGCGCCACGGCGACGCCTCTTTGGCGCCGTGACGGGACCGGTCACTACCTGTGTAACGCGTGTGGGCTGTACCACAAGATGAACGGCCAGAACAGGCCTCTGATTCGCCCAAAGAAGCGACTG ATTGTCAGCAAGAGAGCCGGGACGCTTTGCGCCAACTGTCACACGAGCACGACGACGCTGTGGAGACGCAACGCCAGCGGGGAGCCCGTGTGTAACGCCTGCGGCCTCTACTTCAAACTGCACAAC GTCAACCGGCCCCTCACCATGAAGAAAGAAGGCATCCAAACCCGCAACAGGAAAGTGTCCAGCAAGAACAAGAAGTCCAAGAAGGCCGCCATGTTCGAGCCGTACTCGGAGGCGATGGCgccgtcctcctctctggacaGCGGCGGTGGACCTTTCCCCCTGAGCCCCGGAACTCTGCTGAACTACAGCCACTCGCCACACCTCATCCCCACACCCTCcaccctgcacccccccacctccttacCCTACACGCACCACCTGAACACTGGCATGGTGTCCACACTGGTGTGA
- the LOC130524808 gene encoding bcl-2-like protein 1 produces the protein MSYNNRELVEHFLRYKLSQRNYPSSLLRPEDTDGRTEGEKRSPAASNGLLVRSRNRGGASPSAGAGIEAVNAALRDSAEEFEKLFAQAFSDLSSQLDITPDTAYQSFKNVMDEVFKDGVNWGRVVGLFAFGGVLCVECVEKDASQLVCRIADWMTIYLDEHINPWIQSQGGWDCFAKIFGDDAAAEGRRARENLSRWMLGGLALLMGVLVGAFIVKKH, from the exons ATGTCGTATAACaacagagagctggtggagcactTCTTAAGATACAAGCTGTCTCAGAGGAACTACCCATCTTCTCTGCTGAGACCAGAGGATACTGATggaaggacagagggagaaaagaggagcccCGCTGCTTCCAATGGCCTGCTGGTCCGCAGCAGGAACAGGGGTGGAGCGTCTCCATCCGCAGGTGCTGGCATAGAGGCTGTGAACGCAGCTCTTCGGGACTCGGCAGAAGAGTTTGAGAAGCTCTTTGCTCAAGCATTCAGCGACCTCTCCTCACAGCTCGACATCACTCCTGACACGGCTTACCAGAGCTTTAAGAATGTGATGGACGAGGTGTTCAAGGACGGAGTCAACTGGGGACGAGTTGTGGGACTATTTGCCTTTGGCGGGGTACTATGTGTGGAATGTGTCGAGAAGGATGCGAGCCAACTGGTTTGCCGCATTGCAGACTGGATGACCATTTACCTGGATGAGCATATTAACCCGTGGATCCAGAGTCAAGGAGGatgg GATTGCTTCGCGAAGATTTTTGGGGACGACGCCGcggcagaggggaggagagctCGCGAGAACCTGAGTAGATGGATGCTGGGCGGATTGGCGCTGCTGATGGGAGTTTTGGTCGGCGCTTTCATCGTCAAGAAACATTGA